One window from the genome of Gemella haemolysans ATCC 10379 encodes:
- a CDS encoding S1C family serine protease: MENRNNNQNNREFNNQGNYNEQNDYQNYDNVENSQYNNYENYQEMNNAQVPVQEKNNYGKLFLTVFAAFALGATSVFGAQAVMGTGKALNSSVTATKEDKDNEQITVNAISKAKDAVVSIVNYQSNTSNNLESILGGSSRSGNDSGDLKAASSGSGVIYKKVGNVAYVVTNNHVVNGAKKLSVILSDGTNVNAEVVGTDVWTDLAVLKISGDNVTTTMDFADSDKIAVGETAFAIGSPLDVNLSNTVTKGIVSAVNRQIPMDVDGDGKNDWNQTVIQTDAAINPGNSGGALINSEGKLIGINESKIAKATANVSAEGIGFGIPSNEVKLITEQLEQSGRVIRPALGVQLVSVNTVDSDTVKSQLKYEGKQGVVIRYVENGTPADQAGLEKYDIITKLNGEEVKDVAAVRKYLFEKSKIGDTVKVTYYRNGKEQTTNVVVQALNTR, encoded by the coding sequence ATGGAAAACAGAAATAACAACCAAAATAATAGAGAATTTAACAATCAAGGAAATTATAATGAACAAAACGATTATCAAAATTATGATAATGTAGAAAATTCTCAATACAATAACTATGAAAATTATCAAGAGATGAACAATGCACAAGTACCTGTTCAGGAGAAAAATAACTATGGAAAATTATTTCTAACTGTCTTTGCAGCGTTTGCTCTTGGAGCTACTAGTGTTTTTGGAGCGCAAGCGGTAATGGGAACTGGTAAGGCTCTGAATTCTTCGGTAACAGCGACAAAAGAAGATAAAGATAATGAACAAATTACAGTAAACGCAATTTCAAAAGCAAAAGATGCAGTAGTTTCAATCGTGAACTACCAAAGTAATACATCTAATAACCTAGAGTCAATCTTAGGAGGTTCTAGTAGATCTGGTAATGATTCTGGTGATTTAAAAGCAGCTTCTAGTGGTAGTGGAGTGATCTACAAAAAAGTAGGAAATGTAGCATATGTCGTTACTAATAACCACGTTGTTAATGGTGCTAAGAAATTATCTGTTATTTTAAGTGATGGAACAAATGTAAATGCAGAAGTTGTCGGGACTGATGTTTGGACAGACCTTGCTGTATTAAAAATTAGCGGAGATAATGTAACTACAACGATGGATTTTGCTGATAGTGATAAAATCGCAGTTGGTGAAACAGCTTTTGCTATCGGATCGCCCTTAGATGTTAACTTATCTAATACTGTTACAAAAGGAATTGTATCAGCTGTAAATAGACAAATCCCAATGGATGTTGATGGAGATGGTAAAAATGACTGGAACCAAACTGTAATTCAAACGGATGCGGCCATTAACCCAGGTAATAGTGGTGGTGCATTAATCAATAGTGAAGGTAAACTTATCGGTATTAACGAGTCTAAAATTGCAAAAGCAACTGCAAATGTAAGTGCCGAGGGAATTGGGTTTGGTATTCCTTCAAATGAAGTAAAACTTATTACTGAACAATTAGAACAATCAGGTAGAGTGATTAGACCTGCATTAGGTGTACAATTAGTATCTGTGAATACAGTAGATAGTGATACTGTTAAATCTCAATTGAAATATGAAGGTAAACAAGGTGTAGTAATTCGTTATGTTGAGAACGGTACACCAGCAGATCAAGCAGGTTTAGAGAAATATGATATCATTACAAAATTAAATGGTGAAGAAGTAAAAGATGTTGCTGCAGTTAGAAAATACTTATTTGAGAAATCAAAAATTGGAGATACTGTAAAAGTAACTTACTATAGAAATGGTAAAGAACAAACAACAAATGTTGTTGTACAAGCCTTAAATACAAGATAA
- the pgeF gene encoding peptidoglycan editing factor PgeF — MREIVDGYLICDNNIKIAFTNRNVDAKSNEDMKRFSDKYGFNHDNIVYNTQVHGADVRIVESEADIADNGKEADGLITNLRNTPLLIFTADCVPVVFCDKKQGVVALAHAGWRGTYGNIAGEMVNIMTGKYGCKIENIKTIIGPSVSVDNYEVSYDLIEKFAVLEVPNYYKEVDGKYYLDLWKLNKELLKKCGILEDNIKIIDFCTVRDNDKFFSYRLDNATSKRIGTVIQLD; from the coding sequence ATGAGAGAGATAGTTGATGGATATTTAATTTGTGATAACAATATAAAAATAGCATTTACTAATAGGAATGTTGATGCGAAGAGTAATGAAGATATGAAAAGATTCTCTGATAAATATGGATTTAATCATGATAATATAGTTTATAATACTCAGGTTCATGGAGCAGATGTTCGTATTGTTGAATCGGAAGCTGATATTGCTGACAATGGAAAGGAAGCGGATGGTTTAATTACTAATCTTAGAAATACTCCGTTGTTGATTTTTACTGCAGATTGTGTACCTGTTGTTTTCTGTGATAAAAAGCAAGGTGTTGTTGCCTTAGCTCATGCAGGATGGCGTGGGACATATGGGAATATTGCCGGAGAAATGGTGAATATAATGACAGGAAAATATGGTTGTAAGATAGAAAATATTAAGACTATTATAGGGCCATCGGTTAGTGTGGATAACTACGAAGTTTCTTATGATCTTATCGAAAAATTCGCTGTTTTAGAAGTGCCAAATTATTATAAAGAAGTTGATGGTAAATATTATTTAGATTTATGGAAATTGAATAAAGAATTATTGAAAAAATGTGGTATACTAGAAGATAATATTAAAATTATTGATTTCTGTACGGTAAGAGATAATGACAAATTTTTCTCATATAGGCTGGACAATGCTACTTCAAAACGTATAGGAACGGTAATTCAATTAGATTAA
- a CDS encoding KH domain-containing protein, with the protein MEELIYSIVSEIVEHKDEIKIEKFVKNAREHYILTVHPEDCGRIIGKKGTVINAIRTVLNSTTFSKKVYLDLVE; encoded by the coding sequence ATGGAAGAATTAATTTATAGTATTGTTAGCGAAATTGTTGAGCATAAAGATGAAATCAAAATCGAAAAATTCGTTAAAAATGCACGTGAACACTACATTTTAACAGTGCACCCAGAAGATTGTGGGCGTATTATAGGGAAAAAAGGTACAGTGATTAACGCAATCCGTACTGTATTAAATTCAACAACATTTAGTAAAAAAGTTTACTTAGATTTAGTAGAATAA